The Haloplanus sp. CK5-1 genome contains a region encoding:
- a CDS encoding TIGR04206 family protein produces the protein MIDRRTLAAMLALLAVPWSIQTFAGGRPPTYVFAWGLVNVDPVGVTLLTDFLFRYTMGLPPYILAWPLSVGCYLLALASAVAGRVTGREDRRVTAGLLAAAAVAQVTLARGFSVQPDRAAWPLGAVACLAVAWLVYAAPFAHGD, from the coding sequence ATGATCGACCGTCGGACGCTGGCGGCGATGCTCGCTCTCCTCGCGGTCCCGTGGTCGATCCAGACGTTCGCCGGCGGCCGCCCACCCACGTACGTCTTCGCGTGGGGACTGGTCAACGTCGACCCCGTCGGGGTCACCCTCCTCACCGACTTCCTGTTTCGGTACACGATGGGACTGCCGCCGTACATCCTCGCGTGGCCGCTCTCGGTGGGCTGCTATCTCCTCGCCCTCGCGAGCGCCGTCGCCGGTCGGGTCACCGGCCGGGAGGATCGCCGCGTGACCGCCGGTCTCCTCGCCGCCGCGGCCGTCGCGCAGGTGACCCTCGCACGCGGGTTCTCGGTCCAGCCCGACCGGGCCGCGTGGCCGCTGGGAGCGGTCGCCTGCCTCGCCGTCGCGTGGCTGGTGTACGCGGCTCCGTTCGCCCACGGGGACTGA
- a CDS encoding transcriptional regulator, translating to MTKYSTGSDRGGGDGDACELCGYETTNLERANVAGANLLVCSDCAPHDDSAGGSGVGGRGSGSGSGSESSGSRTDADEPNRRKRAAQNTARMHDAAKSDTKHWEKEGTDYEDDRLPYLVSGYGDRVETARQDAGLTVAELAAEVDVDEDDVLALEQGRASRAGVGGSVVRAVAERLGIDLVDE from the coding sequence ATGACGAAATATTCGACCGGCTCCGACCGGGGCGGCGGTGACGGCGACGCCTGCGAACTCTGTGGCTACGAGACGACGAACCTCGAACGGGCGAACGTCGCCGGCGCGAACCTACTCGTCTGCTCCGACTGTGCACCACACGACGACTCCGCGGGCGGGAGCGGGGTCGGTGGCCGGGGCTCGGGATCCGGCTCGGGCTCGGAATCGTCCGGTTCGCGAACCGACGCGGACGAACCCAACCGCCGGAAGCGCGCGGCCCAGAACACGGCACGCATGCACGACGCCGCCAAGAGCGACACGAAACACTGGGAGAAGGAGGGAACGGACTACGAGGACGACCGCCTCCCGTACCTCGTCTCGGGCTACGGCGACCGGGTGGAGACCGCCAGACAGGACGCGGGCCTCACCGTCGCGGAACTCGCAGCCGAGGTCGATGTCGACGAGGACGACGTCCTCGCCCTCGAACAGGGCCGTGCATCCCGCGCCGGCGTCGGCGGCTCCGTCGTCCGTGCCGTCGCGGAGCGACTGGGGATCGACCTCGTCGACGAGTAG
- a CDS encoding branched-chain amino acid ABC transporter permease, with product MSFHIEIITVLLNGLQQGAIYVLLAVGLSIILGTLKFVNFAHGALYLIGTYAGLLIALEINTGGLLAEWGYAQLGLGWGYIPALLIVPLVVFVVGLAMERWVVEPFKNRPDTDQILVTFGLAIIVQELFRAFFGSSSLPFSQPTWAQGAPSVPFLSAIPISQWRYYVIGITAVLVLIVYLLVEYTDFGLVVRAGTRDPEMVELLGIRLSRPYLVVFGIGAALAGVAGVVGGPLNPVNPTIGNEILVPAFLTVVIGGVGSIAGAVLGGTLFGITQAVLVATYSAWAQVGLYAIAAIVLLVRPQGLLGEEGVAP from the coding sequence ATGAGTTTCCACATCGAGATAATAACAGTCCTGCTCAATGGCCTCCAACAGGGTGCGATATACGTCCTGTTGGCGGTCGGTCTGTCAATCATTCTCGGGACCCTGAAGTTCGTCAACTTCGCCCACGGGGCACTGTATCTGATCGGCACCTACGCCGGCTTGCTTATCGCCTTGGAGATCAACACCGGCGGACTGCTCGCGGAGTGGGGGTACGCCCAACTCGGACTAGGCTGGGGATACATCCCCGCGTTGCTCATCGTCCCCTTGGTCGTCTTCGTCGTCGGCCTGGCGATGGAGCGGTGGGTCGTCGAACCGTTCAAGAACCGCCCCGACACCGACCAGATCCTCGTCACGTTCGGGCTCGCCATCATCGTTCAGGAACTGTTCCGGGCCTTCTTCGGATCGAGCAGTCTCCCGTTCAGCCAGCCGACCTGGGCACAGGGCGCGCCCTCGGTCCCCTTCCTCTCCGCCATCCCCATCTCGCAGTGGCGATACTACGTCATCGGCATCACCGCGGTGCTGGTGTTGATCGTCTACCTCCTCGTCGAGTACACCGACTTCGGCCTCGTGGTGCGTGCCGGCACCCGCGACCCCGAGATGGTCGAACTGCTCGGTATCCGCCTGAGTCGGCCGTACCTCGTCGTGTTCGGCATCGGGGCGGCGCTTGCGGGCGTCGCCGGCGTGGTCGGCGGGCCGCTCAACCCCGTCAACCCGACCATCGGCAACGAGATCCTCGTCCCCGCGTTCCTGACGGTCGTCATCGGCGGCGTCGGATCCATCGCCGGTGCCGTCCTCGGCGGGACGCTGTTCGGCATCACGCAGGCCGTTCTCGTGGCGACGTACTCCGCGTGGGCACAGGTCGGCCTCTACGCCATCGCGGCGATCGTGCTCTTGGTGCGGCCACAGGGCCTCCTGGGTGAGGAGGGGGTGGCACCGTGA
- a CDS encoding haloacid dehalogenase type II, with amino-acid sequence MVGLCFDMYGTLCDTSSVRDRLGAELGVAERLVAAVDETWRRKQLQYSYQSAQMDEYEPFWELTARALDYALAAYDLDPDASTRDRLRSAYDHLDPFPEAAATLDRLSDAGHEVVVLSNGNPEMLDRLASNAGLSEHLDGIVSADGVRTFKPDPAVYGHAAETLDRPIGECRLVSANAWDVAGAGTAGMATTWINRHRDPSETIGATPDTQVSTLPAVADGLR; translated from the coding sequence ATGGTCGGCCTCTGTTTCGACATGTACGGGACGCTGTGTGACACGAGTAGCGTTCGGGACCGCCTCGGGGCGGAACTCGGCGTCGCCGAGCGACTGGTCGCGGCGGTCGACGAGACGTGGCGACGCAAACAGCTCCAGTACTCCTACCAGAGCGCGCAGATGGACGAGTACGAACCGTTCTGGGAGCTCACCGCCCGCGCGCTGGACTACGCGCTCGCGGCGTACGACCTCGACCCGGACGCGTCGACCCGCGACCGACTCCGCTCGGCGTACGACCACCTCGATCCGTTCCCGGAGGCAGCCGCGACGCTCGACCGGCTCTCCGACGCCGGTCACGAGGTCGTCGTCCTCTCGAACGGGAACCCCGAGATGCTCGACCGTCTCGCGTCGAACGCCGGCCTCTCGGAGCACCTCGACGGAATCGTCAGCGCGGACGGCGTGCGGACGTTCAAACCTGATCCGGCGGTGTACGGCCACGCCGCGGAGACGCTCGACCGACCGATCGGGGAGTGTCGACTCGTCTCCGCCAACGCCTGGGACGTGGCCGGGGCCGGGACCGCGGGGATGGCGACGACGTGGATCAACCGCCACCGCGACCCGTCGGAGACCATCGGTGCGACCCCCGACACCCAGGTGTCGACGCTCCCCGCCGTCGCCGACGGCCTGCGATGA
- a CDS encoding alanyl-tRNA editing protein: MQTRAPEEPDVREFDATVTAVDGRAVVLDRTYFYAESGGQPADRGTLAGVPVTDVQTDDDAVVHHLADDSGLDVGETILGVVDDDFRTYCTRAHTASHLLYGAGRRLLDDLGYGGFGIDAEKVRVDFATSVDIDDDVLVELERLTNRAVWDSRPVSWETVPVDEARARDDVAFNTKTEEGVMDDADTVRLVDVEGWDVAACGGTHVSNTRAVGPVELLDRSNPGEGLTRVEFAVGPAAIDRRATLHRAALDAAQDLGTNAADLSEAVADLRADRDALEAESATYKAEVLDARLSTLRRVEDDEAVWRVGTVADFGPNEVGDAVQDRVGDDADVIVAVGEEDTPYVVVATTDDAGVDAGEVVDDLTDAFGGGGGGGPTFAQGGGLDADPEAVVAAVRD; this comes from the coding sequence ATGCAGACGCGCGCCCCCGAAGAGCCCGACGTTCGGGAGTTCGACGCGACCGTCACGGCGGTCGACGGCCGAGCGGTCGTTCTCGACCGGACGTACTTCTACGCCGAGAGCGGTGGCCAACCCGCGGACCGTGGCACCCTCGCCGGCGTTCCCGTGACCGACGTACAGACCGACGACGACGCCGTCGTCCACCACCTCGCCGACGATTCCGGACTCGACGTGGGCGAGACGATTCTGGGCGTCGTCGACGACGACTTCCGCACCTACTGCACTCGCGCCCACACCGCGAGTCACCTCCTCTACGGTGCGGGGCGCCGACTCCTCGACGACCTCGGCTACGGTGGGTTCGGCATCGACGCCGAGAAGGTTCGGGTCGACTTCGCCACTTCGGTCGACATCGACGACGACGTGTTGGTCGAACTCGAACGCCTCACCAACCGAGCGGTGTGGGACTCTCGCCCCGTCTCCTGGGAGACGGTGCCGGTCGACGAGGCCCGCGCCCGCGACGACGTCGCGTTCAACACCAAGACCGAAGAGGGGGTGATGGACGACGCCGACACCGTCCGCCTCGTCGACGTCGAGGGGTGGGACGTGGCGGCCTGTGGGGGCACACACGTCTCGAACACCCGCGCGGTCGGCCCCGTGGAACTCCTGGACCGGTCGAACCCCGGCGAAGGACTCACGCGCGTCGAGTTCGCCGTCGGCCCGGCGGCCATCGACCGCCGTGCGACGCTCCACCGGGCCGCCCTCGACGCCGCACAGGACCTCGGAACCAACGCCGCCGACCTGTCCGAGGCCGTCGCCGACCTGCGGGCGGACCGCGACGCCCTCGAAGCCGAGTCTGCGACGTACAAGGCCGAAGTGCTCGACGCCCGCCTGTCCACGCTTCGGAGGGTCGAGGATGACGAGGCGGTTTGGCGCGTCGGCACCGTCGCGGATTTCGGCCCCAACGAGGTCGGCGACGCCGTCCAAGACCGGGTCGGCGACGACGCCGACGTGATCGTAGCCGTCGGCGAGGAGGACACGCCGTACGTGGTCGTCGCGACGACCGACGACGCCGGCGTCGATGCGGGCGAGGTGGTCGACGACCTGACCGACGCGTTCGGGGGCGGCGGCGGTGGCGGGCCGACGTTCGCGCAGGGCGGCGGCCTCGACGCCGACCCGGAAGCGGTCGTCGCCGCGGTACGCGACTAG
- a CDS encoding substrate-binding protein produces MPNNGDGADRRDVLKAAGAAGAAGLVGLAGCSGGGGGGGDSEYPELGNYPIEGDTATLGFNVPQSGPYASEGEDELRAYELAVDHLNNGGGWVDSQFDDLSGDGVLDYQIDSVSGDTATDADSARQSASRMIQRDDVIMVTGGSSSAVAIAVQELCQREKVMFMACLTHSNDTTGQNCVRYGFREVFNAYMTGQALAPVVREEYGEDLQFYQLYADYSWGQTQQESMNQFLTDTAGWEQVDSVATPLGTSDYSSYLSEASNSGADVLVLNHYGLDGATSVSQAVDAGLDEDMEILLPLYNRPMAEAAGASIEGVFGTVAWDSQIDNTPSQEFLQAFQDEYDRVPSGVAQLAYAQTLQYAAAVERAGTFYPPEVIRQLEDYEYDNIGMGSETMRACDHQAQRAVPVVRGLPESEQQTGQYYELINLTGRDELGYGCDEGPAAECELGEYGDE; encoded by the coding sequence ATGCCTAACAATGGCGATGGTGCGGATAGACGCGACGTGCTCAAGGCGGCCGGTGCGGCTGGCGCGGCCGGGCTGGTAGGACTGGCAGGCTGTTCCGGCGGTGGCGGTGGCGGTGGCGACTCCGAGTATCCCGAACTCGGCAACTACCCCATCGAGGGCGACACGGCGACGTTGGGGTTCAACGTCCCCCAGTCCGGGCCGTACGCCTCCGAGGGGGAGGACGAACTCCGGGCGTACGAACTCGCGGTCGACCACCTCAACAACGGCGGCGGCTGGGTCGACTCCCAGTTCGACGACCTCTCGGGCGACGGCGTCCTCGACTACCAGATCGACTCGGTGAGCGGGGATACGGCGACCGACGCCGACAGCGCGCGCCAGTCGGCGTCGCGGATGATCCAGCGTGACGACGTGATCATGGTGACCGGCGGGTCCTCCTCGGCGGTCGCCATCGCCGTCCAAGAACTGTGTCAGCGCGAGAAGGTCATGTTCATGGCCTGCCTGACTCACTCCAACGACACGACTGGACAGAACTGCGTCCGGTACGGGTTCCGCGAAGTGTTCAACGCCTACATGACCGGACAGGCGCTCGCACCGGTCGTCCGCGAGGAGTACGGTGAGGACCTCCAGTTCTACCAGCTCTACGCCGACTACAGTTGGGGACAGACCCAACAGGAGTCGATGAACCAGTTCCTCACCGACACGGCCGGGTGGGAGCAGGTCGACTCCGTGGCGACGCCGCTCGGCACCAGCGACTACTCCTCGTACCTCTCGGAGGCGTCGAACTCCGGGGCCGACGTCCTCGTCCTCAACCACTACGGGCTGGACGGCGCGACGTCGGTCAGCCAGGCGGTCGACGCCGGCCTCGACGAGGACATGGAGATCCTCCTCCCGCTGTACAACCGCCCGATGGCCGAAGCGGCCGGTGCGTCCATCGAGGGCGTCTTCGGGACCGTCGCGTGGGACTCCCAGATCGACAACACGCCGTCCCAGGAGTTCCTCCAGGCGTTCCAAGACGAGTACGACCGCGTCCCCTCCGGGGTGGCACAGCTCGCCTACGCTCAGACGCTCCAGTACGCGGCGGCCGTCGAGCGCGCCGGCACCTTCTACCCCCCCGAGGTCATCCGCCAACTCGAGGACTACGAGTACGACAACATCGGCATGGGCTCGGAGACGATGCGTGCCTGTGACCACCAGGCCCAGCGCGCCGTTCCAGTCGTCCGTGGCCTACCGGAGTCCGAACAGCAGACGGGGCAGTACTACGAACTCATCAACCTGACGGGCCGTGACGAACTCGGCTACGGCTGCGACGAAGGCCCGGCCGCGGAGTGCGAACTCGGCGAGTACGGCGACGAATAG
- a CDS encoding carboxypeptidase-like regulatory domain-containing protein: protein MGRSYTVVGLAVALTLASVAGTAGTAVAQSGETVTITVAVRDSSGNPIGDAELDVEWDGGSATATTAGNGKAFVDVPEGAEVTVGVEHPRYVRTSPYVISEASEREVDVEVYPKSSVRLEVSDGDGPVEDAQVSIERGGLEITTGTTDASGVYESDVIQAGNYQLTVRKPGYYVRQKSLEIEGDITNRVSMRAGSVSVAVTVVDPHFDSPRTVDDARVNLTGVATSRTGPDGRTVLDTPVNVRTTLRVDREGYRGASRDVRIEEANASFTVEMSREPSLTIEATNERIVAGERAPVAVTNAYGEPASGVTITLDGDAVGTTDDEGELAVRIDEPGEHTLRANMDGVRSNEVGVEAIAPPSDATSTAASPTPSATATGTATTTETEATSPGFTPVIGVLALLGVAFLLRRR, encoded by the coding sequence ATGGGACGAAGTTACACGGTCGTGGGTCTGGCCGTCGCCCTGACGCTCGCGTCGGTCGCCGGGACTGCGGGGACCGCGGTCGCACAGTCGGGTGAGACGGTCACCATCACCGTCGCAGTCCGCGATTCGTCGGGGAACCCGATCGGCGACGCCGAGCTCGATGTGGAGTGGGACGGCGGGTCGGCGACGGCGACGACCGCCGGGAACGGGAAGGCGTTCGTCGACGTTCCCGAGGGCGCCGAGGTGACGGTCGGTGTGGAGCACCCACGGTACGTCCGGACCAGTCCGTACGTCATCTCCGAGGCGTCGGAGCGAGAGGTCGACGTCGAGGTGTACCCCAAGAGTTCGGTGCGCCTCGAGGTGAGCGACGGCGACGGACCCGTCGAGGACGCACAGGTGTCGATCGAACGGGGTGGACTGGAGATAACGACCGGGACGACGGACGCGAGCGGCGTGTACGAGTCCGACGTTATCCAGGCGGGCAACTACCAACTCACCGTCCGCAAACCCGGCTACTACGTCAGGCAGAAATCGCTCGAAATCGAGGGCGACATCACGAACCGAGTCTCCATGAGAGCCGGCTCCGTCAGCGTCGCCGTCACCGTCGTCGACCCACACTTCGACTCGCCACGGACCGTCGACGACGCCCGGGTGAACCTCACCGGGGTCGCGACGTCCCGGACCGGCCCGGACGGACGAACCGTCCTCGACACGCCGGTCAACGTCCGGACGACGCTACGAGTCGACAGGGAGGGCTATCGGGGCGCATCCCGGGACGTCCGTATCGAGGAGGCCAACGCCAGTTTCACCGTCGAGATGTCCCGGGAGCCCTCGCTCACCATCGAGGCGACCAACGAACGCATCGTCGCCGGCGAGCGGGCACCGGTCGCGGTGACGAACGCGTACGGTGAACCCGCGTCGGGCGTGACGATCACCCTCGACGGCGACGCGGTCGGCACGACCGACGACGAGGGCGAACTCGCGGTCCGGATCGACGAGCCCGGCGAGCACACGCTCCGGGCCAACATGGACGGCGTCCGCTCGAACGAGGTCGGCGTCGAGGCCATCGCGCCACCGAGCGACGCGACGTCGACCGCCGCCTCGCCGACGCCGAGCGCAACCGCGACGGGGACGGCGACCACGACGGAAACGGAAGCCACCAGTCCCGGATTCACGCCCGTGATCGGGGTGCTCGCGCTCCTCGGCGTCGCGTTCCTCCTCCGGCGGCGCTAG
- a CDS encoding GTP-binding protein, whose product MGLEEEIDDLREEIAETPYNKSTEQHIGRLKAKLAEKKEKLERQASSGGGQGYAVEKTGDATVGLVGFPSVGKSTLLNALTNAESEVGEYEFTTLDVNPGMLKHNGGNIQILDVPGLIEGAAGGRGDGQEVLSVVRTTDLVVFLLSVFEIQHYDRLREELYANKVRLDTSPPNLSINKTGKGGLRVTTTDDVSLEEGTIKSVLREHGYVNADVTIRGDCSIDELIDGIQDNRVYLPSIVAVNKADLIDTDYLPTVEEELRDHGLDPDDVIFISAEEERGLDALKEEIWDALGLIRVYMDKPGRGVDYEEPLVLRRGEHTVDDALSRLGGTLDERFRFARVTGPSAQHDEQQVGRDHELQDEDVMRVVARR is encoded by the coding sequence ATGGGTCTGGAGGAGGAGATCGACGACCTCCGCGAGGAGATCGCCGAGACGCCGTACAACAAGTCCACCGAGCAGCACATCGGGCGGCTGAAGGCGAAACTCGCGGAGAAAAAGGAGAAACTCGAACGCCAGGCCTCTTCTGGCGGCGGTCAGGGGTACGCCGTCGAGAAGACCGGCGACGCGACCGTCGGTTTGGTCGGCTTTCCGAGCGTCGGCAAGTCCACCCTGCTCAACGCCCTCACGAACGCCGAGAGCGAGGTCGGCGAGTACGAGTTCACGACACTCGACGTCAACCCAGGGATGCTCAAGCACAACGGGGGCAACATTCAGATCCTCGACGTGCCGGGGCTCATCGAGGGGGCCGCCGGTGGCCGTGGCGACGGCCAAGAGGTGCTGTCGGTCGTTCGGACGACCGACCTCGTCGTCTTCCTCCTCTCGGTGTTCGAGATTCAACACTACGACCGCCTCCGCGAGGAACTGTACGCCAACAAGGTCCGCCTCGACACGTCGCCGCCGAACCTCTCGATCAACAAGACCGGCAAGGGTGGCCTGCGTGTCACCACCACGGACGACGTCTCCCTCGAGGAGGGGACGATCAAGAGCGTCCTGCGGGAACACGGCTACGTCAACGCCGACGTGACGATCCGGGGCGACTGCTCCATCGACGAACTCATCGACGGCATCCAGGACAACCGCGTCTACCTCCCCTCGATCGTCGCGGTCAACAAGGCCGACCTGATCGACACGGACTACCTCCCGACGGTGGAGGAGGAGTTGCGAGACCACGGCCTCGATCCCGACGACGTGATCTTCATCAGCGCCGAGGAGGAGCGCGGCCTCGACGCGCTCAAAGAGGAGATCTGGGACGCGCTCGGACTCATCCGCGTGTACATGGACAAGCCGGGCCGCGGCGTCGACTACGAGGAACCACTCGTGCTCCGTCGGGGCGAACACACCGTCGACGACGCCCTCTCCAGACTCGGCGGTACGCTCGACGAGCGCTTCCGCTTCGCCCGCGTCACCGGGCCGAGCGCACAACACGACGAACAGCAGGTCGGCCGCGACCACGAGTTACAGGACGAGGACGTGATGCGCGTCGTCGCGCGGCGGTAA
- a CDS encoding HAD family hydrolase, with the protein MTTCTDYGAVVYDLDGTLVRLAVDWDAAARDATSVFANAGVDAADADLWSLFETAPEHGLADELESVLAAHERRGAERSARLHLADRVAEWDVPVGVCSLNAEAACRLALDRHDLLDHVGAVVGRDSVSEHKPDPEPLLATLDRLGVDPASALFVGDSDRDAVTADRAGVAFEFVDAVQ; encoded by the coding sequence GTGACCACCTGCACCGACTACGGGGCCGTGGTGTACGACCTCGACGGAACGTTGGTTCGGCTGGCGGTCGACTGGGACGCCGCCGCCCGCGACGCCACGTCGGTGTTCGCCAACGCGGGCGTCGACGCCGCCGACGCCGACCTCTGGTCGCTGTTCGAGACGGCACCGGAACACGGCCTCGCGGACGAACTGGAGTCGGTCCTCGCCGCCCACGAGCGTCGCGGAGCCGAGCGCTCGGCCCGCCTCCACCTCGCCGACCGGGTCGCCGAGTGGGACGTTCCAGTGGGCGTCTGCTCGCTCAACGCCGAGGCCGCCTGTCGACTCGCGCTGGACCGCCACGACCTACTCGACCACGTCGGTGCGGTCGTCGGTCGGGATTCGGTGTCGGAGCACAAACCCGATCCGGAACCCCTCCTTGCGACCCTCGACCGCCTCGGAGTCGACCCCGCTTCGGCGCTGTTCGTCGGCGACTCCGACCGCGACGCAGTCACCGCCGACCGCGCGGGTGTTGCCTTCGAGTTCGTCGACGCCGTGCAGTAG
- a CDS encoding VOC family protein, whose protein sequence is MSGTLDHVMMRVADLDDSLDWYRSHLDYEEKDRWEAEDFTIVYLGPEEMHEEGAMLELTHNHDGSPEEMGDAWGHIAVRVEDVYDAYAELMDAGVEDYRDPDSCGGGYAFVKDPDGHEVEIVERDHGERWSLDHTMIRVEDADAALGFWIRKFGYVPGRRWESDTFANYYAEPAGAPPEAMSVELTYNYDGRSYEMGDAWGHLCVRVDDLHDDWAQLMEREAPDYRDPASCDDMYAFTTDQDGHEIELIERESLSPPLFPE, encoded by the coding sequence ATGTCCGGCACGCTCGACCACGTCATGATGCGAGTCGCCGACCTCGACGACTCGCTCGACTGGTACCGCTCACACCTCGACTACGAGGAGAAGGACCGCTGGGAGGCAGAGGACTTCACCATCGTCTACCTCGGCCCCGAGGAGATGCACGAGGAGGGCGCGATGTTGGAACTCACCCACAACCACGACGGCAGTCCCGAGGAGATGGGGGACGCGTGGGGGCACATCGCCGTCCGCGTCGAGGACGTCTACGACGCCTACGCGGAGTTGATGGACGCGGGCGTCGAGGACTACCGCGACCCCGACTCCTGTGGCGGCGGCTACGCGTTCGTGAAAGACCCGGACGGCCACGAGGTCGAAATCGTCGAACGCGACCACGGCGAGCGCTGGAGCCTCGATCACACCATGATCCGAGTCGAGGACGCCGACGCCGCGCTGGGCTTCTGGATCCGGAAGTTCGGCTACGTCCCCGGCCGGCGCTGGGAGTCCGACACCTTCGCCAACTACTACGCCGAACCCGCGGGCGCACCGCCCGAGGCGATGTCGGTCGAACTCACGTACAACTACGACGGCCGGAGCTACGAGATGGGGGACGCGTGGGGGCACCTCTGTGTCCGGGTCGACGACCTCCACGACGACTGGGCGCAGTTGATGGAACGCGAGGCTCCCGACTACCGCGACCCAGCCTCGTGTGACGACATGTACGCCTTCACCACGGACCAGGACGGCCACGAGATCGAACTCATCGAACGCGAGAGCCTGTCGCCGCCGCTGTTCCCGGAGTGA
- a CDS encoding transposase, with amino-acid sequence MRSATLQDDPSVESFFNAVETETLALFEHLSFEFLEGFDVFAPAETGRTRDLEPPEMMRGFLHCYYKNIYGIRPVARELNNTVVWLSCSFDRPPSRDAVDRFLTDLEHVVDRVFDHLVEQAALRGLLDLTYSIDSTDVRAMPADPDASKCYDPTDDEYYYGYGCTIVSTGQKIPIAAEFTESKQAPEETAMRVTRDALAVGKPMWMLGDSAYDTLDWHDHLLAAGVVPVAPYNPRNTDDPKDIEYRVEDRIEKHSNDVQLKQSTLDETYNRRSGVERTNESVKGCGLGRTHARGRVHARAQVFLALCLRLVVAITNYERGDNPGSTIITV; translated from the coding sequence ATGCGTTCAGCGACCCTGCAAGATGATCCTTCGGTAGAATCGTTCTTCAATGCCGTGGAAACGGAGACGTTGGCGTTGTTCGAGCACCTCTCCTTCGAGTTTCTTGAAGGGTTCGACGTGTTCGCCCCGGCGGAGACGGGGCGAACACGAGATCTTGAGCCGCCCGAGATGATGCGTGGCTTTCTCCATTGCTATTACAAGAACATCTACGGTATCCGTCCGGTTGCACGAGAACTGAACAACACCGTTGTCTGGCTCAGCTGTAGCTTCGATCGACCGCCGTCGAGAGACGCGGTCGATCGATTCCTCACTGATCTTGAGCACGTTGTTGACCGGGTCTTCGACCATCTCGTCGAGCAGGCCGCCTTGCGGGGCCTGCTCGACTTGACGTATTCTATCGATTCAACCGACGTGAGAGCGATGCCCGCCGATCCAGACGCATCGAAGTGCTATGATCCAACCGATGACGAGTACTACTACGGCTACGGCTGCACGATCGTCTCAACCGGGCAAAAGATCCCGATTGCAGCCGAGTTCACCGAGAGCAAACAAGCACCAGAAGAGACGGCGATGCGCGTCACGCGTGACGCGCTCGCCGTCGGGAAACCGATGTGGATGCTTGGAGACAGTGCCTACGACACGCTCGACTGGCACGACCACCTGCTGGCCGCAGGGGTCGTGCCAGTCGCTCCGTACAATCCACGAAACACCGACGACCCGAAAGATATCGAGTACAGGGTAGAAGACCGCATTGAAAAACACAGCAACGACGTTCAGCTGAAGCAATCAACGCTAGACGAGACGTACAACCGCCGGAGTGGCGTCGAACGAACCAACGAATCAGTCAAGGGCTGCGGCCTCGGGCGAACGCACGCCCGAGGCCGCGTCCATGCACGAGCGCAGGTGTTCCTCGCGTTGTGTCTGCGCCTCGTCGTCGCAATCACCAACTACGAACGCGGAGACAATCCGGGAAGCACAATCATCACGGTGTGA